One Halosegnis longus DNA window includes the following coding sequences:
- a CDS encoding DUF7529 family protein: MVETNPDENPDAHDRAARGTDAVKDAWQRTIEDTRAMAADREEAGYETLVLFADDTAPAIPEHGDDDDDSWGFSYLLPKSDRAEFADFVADAEFDETGVYQAREQGDVFMVVECIDMDAERVLFIASAYKMRTAVDLVRTAMDRDEMYTHVRDLNGDIVDTIHHDDPSGFFPNPDEYYAFEPEQLNQMPGGLPGQDPDDEPAPESDDDAASSEDDA; encoded by the coding sequence ATGGTCGAGACGAACCCCGACGAAAATCCGGACGCGCACGACCGCGCGGCCCGCGGGACCGACGCCGTCAAGGACGCATGGCAGCGGACCATCGAAGACACCCGAGCGATGGCTGCCGACCGCGAGGAGGCCGGCTACGAGACGCTCGTGTTGTTCGCCGACGACACGGCCCCGGCCATCCCCGAACACGGCGACGACGATGACGACAGCTGGGGCTTCTCGTATCTCCTCCCGAAGAGCGACCGCGCCGAGTTCGCCGACTTCGTCGCCGACGCGGAGTTCGACGAGACGGGCGTGTATCAGGCGCGAGAGCAGGGTGACGTGTTCATGGTCGTGGAGTGTATCGACATGGACGCCGAGCGCGTCCTCTTCATCGCCAGCGCCTACAAGATGCGCACCGCCGTCGACCTGGTTCGGACCGCGATGGACCGCGACGAGATGTACACCCACGTCCGTGACCTGAACGGCGATATCGTCGACACCATCCACCACGACGACCCGTCGGGCTTCTTCCCGAACCCGGACGAGTACTACGCCTTCGAGCCGGAACAGCTCAACCAGATGCCCGGCGGACTCCCGGGCCAGGACCCGGACGACGAGCCGGCCCCAGAGAGCGACGACGACGCGGCCAGCTCCGAGGACGACGCCTAA
- a CDS encoding ABC transporter ATP-binding protein yields MADEPVLSVSNLQTVFHTDKETIRAVDGISFDVHEGETVGIVGESGSGKSVTARSIMGIVESPGEVLPGSSIKFNGRELTELSDKEYREVRGSGIGMVFQDPQQSLNPVYTIGNQIRESLRINQGLRGEEARQEAIELLEAVAIPDAARRLDEYPHEFSGGMRQRAVIAMMLACDPEFLICDEPTTALDVTIQAQILELLDELQEERNLSILFITHDMGVIAEIADRVNVMYAGQIIESAPVEDLFANPKHPYTEGLLGAIPGQQADGESLRTIEGDVPTPNEEATYCRFAPRCPEAFDACDAVAPAHVSVGEDPDHTAACLLYPEEQTEEARVSHHRSLGAKSRERPAGDVNE; encoded by the coding sequence ATGGCCGACGAACCGGTCTTGTCCGTCTCCAACCTCCAGACGGTGTTCCACACCGACAAGGAGACCATCCGCGCCGTCGACGGCATCTCCTTCGACGTACACGAGGGGGAGACCGTCGGTATCGTCGGCGAATCCGGCTCCGGAAAGTCGGTCACCGCTCGCTCCATCATGGGTATCGTCGAAAGCCCCGGCGAGGTTCTCCCCGGCTCATCGATAAAGTTCAACGGCCGAGAGCTGACGGAGCTGTCGGACAAGGAGTACCGAGAGGTTCGCGGCAGCGGTATCGGGATGGTGTTCCAGGACCCCCAACAGTCGCTGAATCCGGTGTACACCATCGGCAACCAGATTCGGGAGTCGCTTCGTATCAATCAGGGCCTTCGCGGCGAAGAGGCACGCCAGGAGGCAATCGAACTGCTCGAAGCGGTCGCGATTCCCGACGCGGCCCGGCGACTGGACGAGTATCCCCACGAGTTCTCCGGCGGGATGCGCCAGCGCGCCGTCATCGCGATGATGCTCGCGTGTGACCCCGAGTTCCTCATCTGCGACGAGCCGACGACGGCACTCGACGTGACCATCCAGGCGCAGATTCTCGAACTCCTCGACGAGCTACAGGAAGAGCGGAACCTCTCGATTCTGTTCATCACCCACGACATGGGTGTCATCGCCGAAATCGCGGACCGGGTGAACGTGATGTACGCCGGCCAGATTATCGAGTCGGCCCCCGTCGAGGATCTGTTCGCGAATCCGAAACACCCCTACACCGAGGGGCTGTTGGGTGCGATTCCCGGCCAGCAGGCCGACGGTGAGTCGCTGCGGACCATCGAGGGCGACGTGCCGACGCCCAACGAGGAGGCGACGTACTGTCGGTTCGCGCCCCGGTGTCCGGAGGCGTTCGACGCGTGTGACGCGGTCGCGCCCGCACACGTCAGCGTCGGTGAGGACCCGGACCACACCGCGGCGTGTCTGTTGTACCCCGAAGAGCAGACCGAGGAGGCGCGGGTCAGCCACCACCGGTCGCTCGGAGCGAAGTCGCGTGAACGACCCGCAGGTGATGTGAATGAGTAA
- a CDS encoding CBS domain-containing protein, whose amino-acid sequence MNVADAMTPRESLVTAVVPGSRTDVLDRLQDDEFSSIPVVNEETGAFRGLVSREQLIANPEEDQLALLAEEVPTIGPDADLSEAARILREGDQRRLPVVEDGELVGLVTITDLVRAVAEGDVAVDTTADLLMETSVNAVYQATPLTIAERELAFAEEPYGVVLDPEGTPTGMLTEVDVLDVARIVEGEESTGDSIADDDDDWKWEGIKAVGSRYLPTRNVQIPAEPVEMFMTDSLITVGRSESATEIAQLFITEDIEQVPVMSGDTLVGIVRDADLLEAIA is encoded by the coding sequence ATGAACGTCGCAGACGCCATGACGCCGCGTGAGTCGCTCGTGACCGCGGTCGTTCCGGGTTCACGGACGGACGTGCTCGACCGACTCCAGGACGACGAGTTCTCGTCGATTCCAGTCGTGAACGAGGAGACCGGCGCGTTCCGCGGGCTCGTCTCCCGCGAACAGCTCATCGCCAACCCCGAAGAGGACCAACTCGCCTTACTCGCCGAGGAGGTGCCGACGATCGGACCGGACGCCGACCTGAGCGAGGCGGCTCGCATCCTCCGTGAGGGCGACCAGCGCCGGCTCCCCGTCGTCGAGGACGGCGAACTGGTGGGACTCGTCACCATCACCGACCTCGTGCGCGCCGTCGCCGAGGGGGACGTGGCGGTCGACACGACCGCGGACCTGCTGATGGAGACGAGCGTCAACGCCGTCTACCAGGCGACGCCGCTCACCATCGCCGAGCGCGAACTCGCCTTCGCCGAGGAGCCGTACGGCGTCGTCCTCGACCCGGAGGGGACGCCGACGGGGATGCTCACCGAGGTCGACGTGCTCGACGTGGCCCGCATCGTCGAGGGTGAGGAGTCGACCGGCGACTCGATTGCCGACGACGACGACGACTGGAAGTGGGAGGGTATCAAGGCGGTCGGCTCGCGGTATCTCCCCACCCGAAACGTCCAGATTCCCGCCGAGCCGGTCGAGATGTTCATGACCGACTCGCTCATCACCGTCGGCCGATCCGAGTCGGCGACGGAGATCGCACAGCTGTTCATCACCGAGGATATCGAGCAGGTGCCGGTCATGTCGGGCGACACGCTCGTCGGTATCGTCCGCGACGCCGACCTGCTGGAGGCGATTGCGTGA
- a CDS encoding ABC transporter substrate-binding protein, which translates to MAEDSEFKRRRFLQATGAAALTASVAGCSSDGGDATATDSGGDGGDGGDDGTATPEPFDGLDAYPYSPNETDVQSAIEVMEEAGYGPDNTFELDWLQYTSPTWLEMANTIRSRLQQAHIEMNISEASFSELLSTTEQGDHEAYTLGWIADYPAPQNFLQLINPENTVYDAEGTTPNGARLFWSEDAMVDSSVTQYMNDAYSMITGNPGTSDEAQQARDDAVPMMEEALWESAALIPLYSSVTESMWYDYVDFNPAGGMGPSRAKTNNSVNAIEGRDRLSGTSATLSTLDPVASGDTASGAKIMNMFDAPLNYFNGEAQVSNLLVEDYELSDDLTTYTFTLKEGVQFHEDYGEVTAADMVYSLRRLAESSNSSNSSFLTGDLNVVREENDNGEVVPESMAVEQTGEYTFTMELEEPFAYALEIMAYSAFSAVPEGIVGDIEGYEGEMSYEEFSLNNPVGSGPFQFVEWNSGNGGNFTYDTFDDYHGEPASFDGIDLQILTDTNAIFNRFINGNADTGGVPTSQYDPDLVSVEETQGAQELGTYGPVEENGVTYQYARTPTINTYYVGFNLEEVPQPVREAMAYVINREQFVQEVFLSRGSPSYHLTPAPIWPGGGEAYRSHWQGN; encoded by the coding sequence ATGGCTGAAGACAGCGAATTCAAGCGCCGCCGGTTCCTGCAAGCGACCGGTGCTGCCGCCCTGACTGCAAGTGTTGCTGGTTGTTCGAGTGACGGTGGAGACGCCACTGCCACCGACTCCGGTGGCGACGGCGGAGACGGTGGCGACGACGGAACGGCCACCCCCGAGCCCTTCGACGGTCTCGACGCCTACCCGTACTCGCCCAACGAGACTGACGTTCAGAGCGCAATCGAGGTCATGGAGGAGGCCGGCTACGGTCCCGACAACACCTTCGAGCTCGACTGGCTCCAGTACACGAGCCCGACGTGGCTGGAGATGGCGAATACCATCCGCTCGCGCCTCCAGCAGGCCCACATCGAGATGAACATCAGCGAGGCATCCTTCTCGGAACTGCTCAGCACGACCGAGCAGGGTGACCACGAGGCGTACACGCTCGGCTGGATCGCCGACTACCCGGCACCGCAGAACTTCCTCCAGCTCATCAACCCCGAAAACACCGTCTACGACGCGGAAGGGACGACGCCGAACGGCGCACGCCTCTTCTGGTCCGAGGACGCGATGGTGGATTCGAGCGTCACCCAGTACATGAACGACGCCTACTCCATGATTACGGGCAACCCGGGCACCTCCGACGAGGCCCAGCAGGCCCGCGACGACGCTGTCCCGATGATGGAGGAGGCCCTCTGGGAGTCGGCAGCCCTCATCCCGCTGTACAGCAGCGTCACGGAGTCGATGTGGTACGACTACGTCGACTTCAACCCCGCAGGCGGTATGGGACCGTCCCGCGCCAAGACGAACAACTCCGTCAACGCCATCGAGGGCCGCGACCGACTCAGCGGCACGTCGGCCACCCTCAGCACGCTCGACCCCGTCGCCTCCGGTGACACGGCGAGCGGTGCCAAGATCATGAACATGTTCGATGCGCCGCTCAACTACTTCAACGGCGAGGCGCAGGTCAGCAACCTCCTCGTCGAGGATTACGAGCTGAGCGACGACCTCACCACGTACACCTTCACGCTGAAGGAGGGTGTACAGTTCCACGAGGACTACGGCGAAGTCACGGCCGCGGACATGGTCTACTCGCTGCGCCGTCTCGCAGAGTCGTCCAACTCCTCGAACAGCTCCTTCCTCACCGGCGACCTCAACGTCGTCCGAGAGGAGAACGACAACGGCGAGGTCGTGCCGGAGTCGATGGCCGTTGAGCAGACGGGCGAGTACACGTTCACGATGGAACTCGAAGAGCCGTTCGCGTACGCGCTCGAAATCATGGCCTACTCCGCCTTCTCCGCCGTGCCGGAGGGCATCGTGGGCGACATCGAGGGCTACGAGGGCGAGATGAGCTACGAAGAGTTCTCGCTCAACAACCCGGTCGGCAGCGGTCCGTTCCAGTTCGTCGAGTGGAATTCCGGCAACGGTGGCAACTTCACCTACGACACCTTCGACGACTACCACGGCGAGCCGGCCTCCTTCGACGGTATCGACCTGCAGATCCTGACGGACACGAACGCCATCTTCAACCGCTTCATCAACGGGAACGCGGACACCGGTGGCGTCCCGACCTCCCAGTACGACCCGGACCTCGTCTCCGTCGAGGAGACCCAGGGCGCACAGGAGCTCGGTACCTACGGTCCCGTCGAGGAGAACGGCGTCACCTACCAGTACGCCCGCACGCCGACCATCAACACCTACTACGTCGGCTTCAACCTCGAGGAGGTTCCCCAGCCGGTCCGTGAGGCGATGGCGTACGTCATCAACCGCGAACAGTTCGTTCAGGAGGTCTTCCTCTCGCGCGGTTCCCCGTCGTACCACCTCACCCCGGCCCCGATCTGGCCCGGTGGCGGCGAGGCGTACCGCAGCCACTGGCAGGGCAACTAA
- a CDS encoding DUF5789 family protein, protein MGDTPSDEPEHRQHERAEHVERILEATETATAEQAYPASSDELVAQYRATELDLANETETLEDAFDRLADEYAEFASPAEAREALTAEITRDERFDEAFTDEPAQQ, encoded by the coding sequence ATGGGTGACACGCCTTCGGACGAACCGGAACATCGCCAGCACGAGCGCGCCGAACACGTCGAGCGAATTCTCGAGGCCACGGAGACGGCGACGGCCGAACAGGCGTATCCGGCGAGCAGCGACGAACTCGTCGCACAGTACCGCGCGACGGAGCTGGACCTCGCCAACGAAACGGAGACGCTAGAGGACGCGTTCGACCGGCTGGCCGACGAGTACGCGGAGTTCGCGTCGCCGGCAGAGGCGCGCGAGGCGCTCACCGCCGAAATAACGCGGGATGAACGGTTCGACGAGGCGTTCACCGACGAGCCGGCTCAACAGTAG
- a CDS encoding ABC transporter permease: MSDTNTSNDSYDGDQSSLTSRLAANPRPALRWAAVAAVLLVVEFGAFVGGTLTVLHALVLGVTGLIAATLGLTISKGIETSINEVQASVLSQIDSVRSTAQGIPTLLSRETIPNQGHRLGPDGPWAETFMGLEPRLAWLLRVTLIVVYAFIVAYWLFRGWDIFRIYYRQADWTPTDDIINRLRSHRWGVFGVVIILLFLTMALFGPALGPTTVESNIQSPYGHYVEYYSNETGQVENTTVGNANFNSKSKGAGTNVGPMSYDSFDRFHPFGTLTNGRDLFTFMMGGARTTITVVGIAIGLSAGIAAALGMISAFYSGTVDLGVLTVADGITSVPQLLLLIMVSAVFAGHWITNVLNGGFLLAILFGLTGWPGLWRAVRGPALQVAQEEWVDAAESFGQRPALIMWKHMFPYVVGYLLVYASMSAGGIIIAMSALSFLGNGLGVTAPTPAWGRAIDLGQNYVSTPSWHISLIPGLMIVALVTGANALGDGLRDAIDPETDTGDGEQAAAGGGA, translated from the coding sequence ATGTCAGATACAAATACTTCGAACGACTCGTACGACGGCGACCAGTCGTCGCTCACCTCGCGTCTCGCCGCGAACCCGCGGCCGGCGCTCCGGTGGGCTGCCGTCGCCGCCGTTCTGCTCGTCGTCGAGTTCGGCGCGTTCGTCGGCGGCACGCTGACCGTCCTCCACGCGCTGGTGCTCGGCGTCACCGGGCTAATCGCTGCGACACTCGGTCTCACCATCTCGAAAGGCATCGAGACCAGCATCAACGAGGTTCAGGCGTCGGTACTCTCACAGATCGACAGCGTCCGGAGCACCGCACAGGGGATTCCGACGCTGCTCAGCCGGGAGACGATTCCGAACCAGGGCCACCGGCTCGGTCCGGACGGCCCGTGGGCGGAGACGTTCATGGGACTCGAACCGCGGCTCGCGTGGCTGCTCCGCGTCACGCTCATCGTCGTCTACGCGTTCATCGTCGCCTACTGGCTGTTCCGCGGCTGGGACATCTTCCGCATCTACTACCGACAGGCGGACTGGACGCCGACCGACGACATCATCAACCGACTCCGCAGCCACCGCTGGGGCGTGTTCGGCGTCGTCATCATCCTCCTGTTTCTCACGATGGCGCTGTTCGGGCCGGCGCTCGGCCCGACGACCGTCGAATCGAACATCCAGTCGCCGTACGGACACTACGTCGAGTACTACTCCAACGAGACCGGACAAGTCGAAAACACAACCGTCGGAAACGCCAACTTCAACTCCAAGTCGAAGGGTGCCGGCACGAACGTGGGGCCGATGAGCTACGACAGCTTCGACCGGTTCCATCCGTTCGGGACACTCACCAACGGGCGTGACCTGTTCACGTTCATGATGGGCGGTGCCCGGACAACGATTACCGTCGTCGGTATCGCTATCGGACTGAGTGCGGGCATCGCGGCCGCGCTGGGCATGATATCGGCCTTCTACAGCGGCACCGTGGACCTGGGCGTCCTCACCGTGGCTGACGGGATTACTTCCGTCCCGCAGCTGCTCTTGCTCATCATGGTGAGTGCAGTGTTCGCCGGCCACTGGATAACGAACGTGCTCAACGGCGGGTTCTTACTCGCGATACTGTTCGGCCTCACCGGCTGGCCGGGGCTGTGGCGCGCCGTCCGTGGCCCGGCCTTACAGGTCGCACAGGAGGAGTGGGTCGACGCCGCGGAGAGCTTCGGCCAACGGCCAGCGCTTATCATGTGGAAACACATGTTCCCGTACGTGGTCGGCTATCTCCTCGTCTACGCGTCGATGTCGGCCGGTGGTATCATCATCGCGATGTCGGCGCTCTCGTTCCTCGGGAACGGACTCGGCGTGACCGCACCGACGCCGGCGTGGGGTCGCGCTATCGACCTCGGACAGAACTACGTCTCCACGCCGTCGTGGCACATCTCCCTGATTCCGGGGCTGATGATCGTCGCGCTCGTCACGGGTGCGAACGCGCTCGGCGACGGACTGCGTGACGCCATCGACCCAGAGACCGACACCGGCGACGGTGAGCAGGCGGCCGCAGGAGGTGGTGCGTGA
- a CDS encoding ABC transporter permease, with protein sequence MNKLVYLAKRIALAIPVVLFGLTMAFLILYAGPLDPVYSILGRKASEADIQRLLVDLGYRYPNGQEVPLWDQYRMVMTDLFTLNFGQSWVVQRGRPIIDLIGARMSATIWLGWWSVVIALLVGIPLGLFAGLRANTFSDYFASAGGILWRAMPNFWLAVILSGLLSAGGALSFYRDWGADYGLATKVVGTPPEVNNLFNPIPLFDGIPVLEMLFLPIPELHNMAVAFKWILPGALVLGSASMGNEVRIARTAVLESINSKYVETARAKGLSARRIVFKHVGRNAMIPLLPVIMGEFYLLIGGSVLVEAIFGINGLGSLYLRAIFQTDIPVIMTLTFIFTIILVVFNITQDLLYTIVDPRISLDEVEG encoded by the coding sequence ATGAACAAGCTGGTGTATCTCGCGAAGCGAATTGCGCTCGCGATACCTGTCGTCCTGTTCGGGCTCACGATGGCCTTTCTCATCCTGTACGCCGGTCCGCTCGACCCGGTGTACAGTATCCTCGGCCGCAAGGCGAGTGAGGCAGATATCCAGCGACTGCTCGTCGATCTCGGCTACCGGTACCCGAACGGCCAGGAAGTGCCCCTGTGGGACCAGTACCGCATGGTGATGACCGACCTGTTCACGCTCAACTTCGGCCAGTCGTGGGTCGTCCAGCGCGGTCGCCCGATTATCGACCTCATCGGTGCACGCATGTCGGCGACCATCTGGCTCGGTTGGTGGTCCGTGGTCATCGCACTGCTCGTGGGAATTCCGCTCGGACTGTTTGCGGGGCTCCGCGCGAACACGTTCAGCGATTACTTCGCGTCTGCGGGCGGAATTCTCTGGCGTGCCATGCCGAACTTCTGGCTCGCGGTCATCCTCTCCGGCCTGCTGTCTGCGGGTGGCGCGCTCTCCTTCTACCGCGATTGGGGGGCCGACTACGGCCTTGCGACGAAGGTCGTCGGGACGCCACCGGAGGTGAACAACCTCTTCAATCCGATACCGCTGTTCGACGGGATCCCCGTACTCGAGATGCTGTTCCTCCCGATTCCCGAACTCCACAACATGGCCGTCGCGTTCAAGTGGATTCTCCCTGGCGCGCTCGTGTTGGGGTCGGCGTCGATGGGTAACGAGGTCCGTATCGCCCGAACCGCCGTCTTGGAAAGTATCAACTCGAAGTACGTCGAGACCGCACGCGCGAAGGGCCTCTCCGCGCGCCGGATCGTATTCAAACACGTCGGGCGCAACGCGATGATTCCGCTGTTGCCGGTTATCATGGGTGAGTTCTACCTGCTCATCGGCGGGTCGGTGCTCGTCGAGGCTATCTTCGGTATCAACGGACTGGGGAGTCTGTATCTCAGAGCCATCTTCCAGACGGACATCCCCGTCATCATGACGCTCACGTTCATCTTCACCATCATCCTCGTGGTGTTCAACATCACCCAGGACCTGCTGTACACGATCGTCGACCCGCGTATCTCGCTCGACGAGGTCGAGGGGTAA
- a CDS encoding DUF7556 family protein, with the protein MAPDSAVAGSAGAHGEVMAAVDGDTYLIADVSRDDAWLSMPTDDAPVLADYC; encoded by the coding sequence ATGGCTCCGGACTCAGCGGTTGCCGGGAGTGCAGGTGCACACGGCGAAGTGATGGCTGCCGTCGACGGTGACACGTACCTTATTGCGGACGTGTCCCGGGACGACGCGTGGCTCTCGATGCCGACCGACGACGCACCCGTACTCGCCGACTACTGTTGA
- a CDS encoding ABC transporter ATP-binding protein: MSNAIERTETAASGETLIDVQDLKKYYGGNGFFAPPPVKAVDTVNFEIKRGETFGLVGESGSGKSTLGRTLVRLEQATDGSVSFDGTDITELSGSDLKKWRSNAQMVFQDPESSLNDRMTVGEIIREPLDAHGWKTKSERRERVTELLSEVGLREEHYFRYPHQFSGGQRQRIGIARALALEPEFVVLDEPVSALDVSVQAKIITLLEDLQEEFDLTYLFIAHDLSVVRHICDRVAVMYLGKIMEIGDTEELYENPQNPYTQALLSAIPRPDPTITIDRITLPGTPPSPRDPPQGCQFSTRCPAKIRPEAYADVPDETWDAVEQLREVIRERSRMSLSATDQMRKRLGRFSRFDDIDGTVEDLFEELPVPQAVEDHVQHAVGLVKDGEPEEARTYLRDEFGGVCDTTRPDHHQVSASGRESYCHRHDTEYDDVTAVLSKYSDGA, encoded by the coding sequence ATGAGTAACGCAATAGAGCGAACGGAGACGGCAGCCAGCGGCGAGACGCTGATCGACGTACAGGACCTGAAGAAGTACTACGGCGGCAACGGCTTCTTCGCCCCGCCGCCGGTGAAGGCGGTCGATACCGTCAACTTCGAAATCAAGCGCGGTGAGACGTTCGGGCTGGTCGGCGAATCCGGCTCCGGAAAGAGCACGCTCGGCCGCACGCTCGTCCGGCTCGAACAGGCCACCGACGGGAGCGTCAGCTTCGACGGCACCGACATCACGGAGCTGTCCGGCTCCGACTTGAAGAAGTGGCGCAGCAACGCCCAGATGGTGTTCCAGGACCCCGAGTCGAGTCTCAACGACCGGATGACCGTCGGCGAAATCATCCGCGAACCGCTCGACGCCCACGGCTGGAAGACCAAGTCCGAGCGCCGCGAGCGCGTCACGGAACTCCTCTCGGAGGTCGGCCTCCGCGAGGAGCACTACTTCCGGTATCCACACCAGTTCTCGGGCGGCCAGCGCCAGCGCATCGGCATCGCCCGCGCGCTCGCGCTCGAACCCGAGTTCGTCGTCCTCGACGAGCCGGTGTCTGCCCTCGACGTGAGCGTCCAGGCGAAGATTATCACGCTGCTCGAAGACTTACAGGAGGAGTTCGACCTCACCTACCTGTTCATCGCCCATGACCTCTCGGTCGTCCGGCACATCTGTGACCGGGTCGCCGTGATGTATCTCGGCAAGATCATGGAAATCGGCGACACCGAAGAGCTGTACGAGAATCCACAGAACCCGTACACGCAGGCGTTGCTGTCCGCGATTCCGCGCCCCGACCCGACGATCACTATCGACCGGATAACCCTGCCCGGGACGCCGCCGAGTCCGCGCGACCCGCCACAGGGGTGTCAGTTCTCGACGCGGTGTCCGGCGAAGATTCGCCCCGAGGCGTACGCCGACGTGCCCGACGAGACCTGGGACGCCGTCGAACAGCTCCGCGAGGTCATCCGCGAGCGGTCGCGGATGTCGCTGTCCGCGACCGACCAGATGCGCAAGCGGCTCGGTCGGTTCTCGCGGTTCGACGACATCGACGGGACGGTCGAGGACCTCTTCGAGGAGCTGCCGGTTCCACAGGCCGTCGAAGACCACGTCCAGCACGCCGTCGGGCTGGTGAAGGATGGCGAACCGGAGGAGGCCCGCACGTATCTCCGCGACGAGTTCGGCGGCGTCTGTGACACGACGCGGCCGGACCACCATCAGGTGAGCGCCAGCGGGCGCGAGAGCTACTGTCACCGGCACGACACCGAGTACGACGACGTGACGGCGGTCCTCTCGAAGTACAGCGACGGTGCGTAA
- a CDS encoding DUF7555 family protein produces the protein MRNRWLRLVEFAVWVAAVTAVVVAVAAVPSFLLGTGLLTLKYVLFVVGVLLFGFGSIAIQPKRPRRDSELVTTESADEYDFEARLQELPPLAGRRLPFDDRVGRDMKVFALGLAVLAVSALLEYGFGVVR, from the coding sequence GTGCGTAATCGCTGGCTGCGTCTCGTCGAGTTCGCCGTCTGGGTCGCCGCCGTGACGGCTGTCGTCGTCGCCGTCGCCGCCGTGCCGTCGTTTCTGCTCGGCACCGGCCTGTTGACGCTGAAGTACGTCCTGTTCGTGGTCGGCGTGTTGCTGTTCGGCTTCGGGAGCATCGCCATCCAGCCGAAGCGCCCGCGGCGTGACAGCGAACTCGTCACGACGGAGTCCGCAGACGAGTACGACTTCGAAGCGCGACTGCAGGAACTACCGCCCCTCGCCGGTCGCCGACTGCCGTTCGACGACCGCGTCGGTCGCGACATGAAGGTGTTCGCGCTCGGACTGGCCGTGCTCGCGGTGTCGGCGCTGTTAGAGTACGGCTTCGGCGTCGTTCGGTAG